The Phoenix dactylifera cultivar Barhee BC4 chromosome 15, palm_55x_up_171113_PBpolish2nd_filt_p, whole genome shotgun sequence genome contains a region encoding:
- the LOC103704220 gene encoding microtubule-associated protein 70-4-like isoform X2, which produces MGSLGEAGGKEMFPSRPDPVMIELNRLEDQLRDKDRELGLANSEIKALKVAELMKDKAVVELSNELKKLDCKLRAAEKQLEQKNLENKKVINEKKEALAAQFAAEAALRRVHSSQKDEEHLPVEAVIAPLESDVKKYKNEIVKLQEDKKALERIMKSKEAALIEAENILHTVLERALIVETVQNRNIELSKQIEICQEENKLLEKTNRRKTVEVEKLTQTIHELEESILAGGAAANAVRDYQRRVAELNEEKRTLERELARARVSANRVATVVANEWKDDNDKVMPVKQWLQERRFLQGEIQRLRDKVAVAERTSKAEAQIKDKLNLRLKTLEEGLKQAASLSIKQVENSEKKLGGLSNEEPKKRSTSQPRASVAAYKLSVLQQPNFVPEAVDTKSPKKRSTSQPRASVAASVLQQPNSVPEGIVTNRNTKRTNSLKKKFGTGEKLVRKNLLVPKSNFFDDGGKENAERVANFNQNISAFIQVKTEVSQEGKAKGCGDIGSQNKGGSEDGCDVDIQRKIEVPQGVTAKGFGDIMPQNKGVSEDACEDMVSGFLYDRLKKEVINLRISHEEKDRLVSTKDDEIKLLQKKVDALTKAMEVELKKMRREVAAREKEVSVKSEDTKPRSKTPIISRSAVKHQEASTNART; this is translated from the exons ATGGGTAGCTTGGGCGAAGCTGGTGGAAAAGAGATGTTTCCGAGCCGTCCGGATCCTGTTATGATTGAACTCAATCGATTGGAGGACCAACTTAGAG ACAAGGACAGGGAGTTGGGACTCGCCAACAGTGAAATTAAGGCCTTGAAAGTGGCAGAACTTATGAAAGATAAAGCTGTAGTGGAG CTTAGTAATGAATTGAAGAAACTTGATTGCAAACTCAGAGCTGCCGAGAAGCAACTAGAGCAGAAG AATCTTGAAAACAAGAAGGTAATCAATGAGAAGAAAGAAGCCTTGGCTGCGCAGTTTGCTGCAGAAGCAGCTCTAAGAAGAGTTCATTCATCTCAAAAGGATGAGGAACATCTTCCAGTTGAGGCTGTTATTGCACCGCTTGAGTCTGATGTAAAGAAGTACAAGAATGAG ATTGTAAAACTTCAAGAGGATAAAAAGGCTCTGGAACGAATTATGAAGTCTAAAGAGGCAGCATTGATTGAAGCAGAAAACATTTTGCATACTGTTCTTGAACGAGCATTGATAGTGGAGACTGTGCAAAACCGGAACATTGAATTGAGCAAGCAAATAGAGATATGCCAG GAAGAAAATAAACTCTTGGAGAAAACGAATCGTCGGAAGACTGTAGAAGTGGAGAAGCTTACTCAAACCATTCATGAACTTGAAGAATCTATTCTTGCAGGTGGAGCAGCTGCTAATGCTGTGCGTGACTATCAGCGCCGGGTTGCTGAATTAAAT gaagagaaaagaactcTTGAGAGAGAGCTAGCAAGGGCTAGAGTTTCAGCAAATCGCGTGGCGACCGTGGTCGCAAATGAGTGGAAGGATGACAATGACAAAGTCATGCCTGTCAAGCAATGGCTGCAAGAGCGAAGATTTTTGCAG GGGGAGATACAACGGTTGCGGGATAAGGTAGCTGTAGCAGAAAGAACTTCTAAGGCAGAAGCCCAGATCAAA GATAAACTAAATCTGAGGCTGAAGACATTGGAAGAAGGTCTAAAGCAAGCAGCAAGCTTATCAATAAAGCAAGTTGAGAACTCTGAGAAAAAGTTAGGGGGCCTTTCAAATGAGGAACCAAAAAAGAGATCAACATCTCAGCCAAGGGCTTCGGTTGCTGCCTATAAACTGTCAGTGCTACAGCAGCCTAATTTTGTACCAGAAGCTGTCGACACTAAGAGCCCAAAAAAGAGATCAACATCTCAGCCGAGGGCTTCTGTTGCTGCCTCAGTTTTGCAACAGCCTAATTCAGTACCAGAAGGCATTGTCACCAACAGAAATACCAAACGAACAAATAGCTTAAAAAAGAAATTTGGTACCGGAGAAAAACTGGTTAGAAAGAATCTATTGGTTCCAAAAAGCAATTTTTTTGATGACGGTGGGAAGGAGAATGCAGAAAGAGTCGCTAACTTTAATCAGAATATTAGTGCTTTTATTCAAGTAAAAACAGAGGTTTCACAGGAAGGGAAAGCCAAAGGATGTGGTGACATTGGGTCACAAAATAAGGGTGGTTCGGAAGATGGCTGTGACgttgatattcaaagaaagatagaGGTTCCACAAGGAGTTACAGCCAAAGGATTTGGTGACATCATGCCACAGAACAAGGGTGTTTCAGAGGATGCCTGCGAAGATATGGTATCAGGTTTTCTGTATGACAGACTGAAAAAGGAAGTCATCAACTTAAGAATATCACATGAGGAGAAAGATCGGTTGGTGAGCACTAAGGATGATGAAATCAAG TTGCTCCAGAAAAAAGTTGATGCACTAACAAAGGCAATGGAAGTGGAGTTGAAGAAGATGAGAAGAGAAGTGGCAGCCAGAGAAAAGGAAGTGTCAGTGAAGTCGGAGGATACTAAACCAAGAAGCAAAACCCCAATCATCTCAAGAAG TGCTGTGAAGCACCAGGAAGCCTCCACAAAtgcaagaacttaa
- the LOC103704220 gene encoding microtubule-associated protein 70-4-like isoform X1, giving the protein MGSLGEAGGKEMFPSRPDPVMIELNRLEDQLRDKDRELGLANSEIKALKVAELMKDKAVVELSNELKKLDCKLRAAEKQLEQKQNLENKKVINEKKEALAAQFAAEAALRRVHSSQKDEEHLPVEAVIAPLESDVKKYKNEIVKLQEDKKALERIMKSKEAALIEAENILHTVLERALIVETVQNRNIELSKQIEICQEENKLLEKTNRRKTVEVEKLTQTIHELEESILAGGAAANAVRDYQRRVAELNEEKRTLERELARARVSANRVATVVANEWKDDNDKVMPVKQWLQERRFLQGEIQRLRDKVAVAERTSKAEAQIKDKLNLRLKTLEEGLKQAASLSIKQVENSEKKLGGLSNEEPKKRSTSQPRASVAAYKLSVLQQPNFVPEAVDTKSPKKRSTSQPRASVAASVLQQPNSVPEGIVTNRNTKRTNSLKKKFGTGEKLVRKNLLVPKSNFFDDGGKENAERVANFNQNISAFIQVKTEVSQEGKAKGCGDIGSQNKGGSEDGCDVDIQRKIEVPQGVTAKGFGDIMPQNKGVSEDACEDMVSGFLYDRLKKEVINLRISHEEKDRLVSTKDDEIKLLQKKVDALTKAMEVELKKMRREVAAREKEVSVKSEDTKPRSKTPIISRSAVKHQEASTNART; this is encoded by the exons ATGGGTAGCTTGGGCGAAGCTGGTGGAAAAGAGATGTTTCCGAGCCGTCCGGATCCTGTTATGATTGAACTCAATCGATTGGAGGACCAACTTAGAG ACAAGGACAGGGAGTTGGGACTCGCCAACAGTGAAATTAAGGCCTTGAAAGTGGCAGAACTTATGAAAGATAAAGCTGTAGTGGAG CTTAGTAATGAATTGAAGAAACTTGATTGCAAACTCAGAGCTGCCGAGAAGCAACTAGAGCAGAAG CAGAATCTTGAAAACAAGAAGGTAATCAATGAGAAGAAAGAAGCCTTGGCTGCGCAGTTTGCTGCAGAAGCAGCTCTAAGAAGAGTTCATTCATCTCAAAAGGATGAGGAACATCTTCCAGTTGAGGCTGTTATTGCACCGCTTGAGTCTGATGTAAAGAAGTACAAGAATGAG ATTGTAAAACTTCAAGAGGATAAAAAGGCTCTGGAACGAATTATGAAGTCTAAAGAGGCAGCATTGATTGAAGCAGAAAACATTTTGCATACTGTTCTTGAACGAGCATTGATAGTGGAGACTGTGCAAAACCGGAACATTGAATTGAGCAAGCAAATAGAGATATGCCAG GAAGAAAATAAACTCTTGGAGAAAACGAATCGTCGGAAGACTGTAGAAGTGGAGAAGCTTACTCAAACCATTCATGAACTTGAAGAATCTATTCTTGCAGGTGGAGCAGCTGCTAATGCTGTGCGTGACTATCAGCGCCGGGTTGCTGAATTAAAT gaagagaaaagaactcTTGAGAGAGAGCTAGCAAGGGCTAGAGTTTCAGCAAATCGCGTGGCGACCGTGGTCGCAAATGAGTGGAAGGATGACAATGACAAAGTCATGCCTGTCAAGCAATGGCTGCAAGAGCGAAGATTTTTGCAG GGGGAGATACAACGGTTGCGGGATAAGGTAGCTGTAGCAGAAAGAACTTCTAAGGCAGAAGCCCAGATCAAA GATAAACTAAATCTGAGGCTGAAGACATTGGAAGAAGGTCTAAAGCAAGCAGCAAGCTTATCAATAAAGCAAGTTGAGAACTCTGAGAAAAAGTTAGGGGGCCTTTCAAATGAGGAACCAAAAAAGAGATCAACATCTCAGCCAAGGGCTTCGGTTGCTGCCTATAAACTGTCAGTGCTACAGCAGCCTAATTTTGTACCAGAAGCTGTCGACACTAAGAGCCCAAAAAAGAGATCAACATCTCAGCCGAGGGCTTCTGTTGCTGCCTCAGTTTTGCAACAGCCTAATTCAGTACCAGAAGGCATTGTCACCAACAGAAATACCAAACGAACAAATAGCTTAAAAAAGAAATTTGGTACCGGAGAAAAACTGGTTAGAAAGAATCTATTGGTTCCAAAAAGCAATTTTTTTGATGACGGTGGGAAGGAGAATGCAGAAAGAGTCGCTAACTTTAATCAGAATATTAGTGCTTTTATTCAAGTAAAAACAGAGGTTTCACAGGAAGGGAAAGCCAAAGGATGTGGTGACATTGGGTCACAAAATAAGGGTGGTTCGGAAGATGGCTGTGACgttgatattcaaagaaagatagaGGTTCCACAAGGAGTTACAGCCAAAGGATTTGGTGACATCATGCCACAGAACAAGGGTGTTTCAGAGGATGCCTGCGAAGATATGGTATCAGGTTTTCTGTATGACAGACTGAAAAAGGAAGTCATCAACTTAAGAATATCACATGAGGAGAAAGATCGGTTGGTGAGCACTAAGGATGATGAAATCAAG TTGCTCCAGAAAAAAGTTGATGCACTAACAAAGGCAATGGAAGTGGAGTTGAAGAAGATGAGAAGAGAAGTGGCAGCCAGAGAAAAGGAAGTGTCAGTGAAGTCGGAGGATACTAAACCAAGAAGCAAAACCCCAATCATCTCAAGAAG TGCTGTGAAGCACCAGGAAGCCTCCACAAAtgcaagaacttaa
- the LOC103704221 gene encoding cysteine synthase 2 has product MGAMAAANPAGVVLAAAAAAAATVASSAALLSYVLLSNHRSKFPWKRSRTNPRRNRRRSGLAAAVGYTPLIRINSLSDATGCEILGKAEFLNPGGSVKDRVAVKIIEEALDSGELVHGGVVTEGSAGSTAISLATVAPAYGCKCHVVIPDDVAIEKSQILEALGATVERVRPVSITHRDHYVNVARRRALEATKSAAMQREACKMEGNSLIHINGHTPQQEKCQPISSTDCKGGFFADQFENLANFQAHYEWTGPEIWEQTRGRLHAFVAAAGTGGTVAGISRFLKEKNPNIKCFLIDPPGSGLFNKVTRGVMYSKEEAEGRRLKNPFDTITEGIGINRLTKNFLMAELDGAYRGTDKEAVEMSRFLLKNDGLFIGSSSAMNCVGAVRLAQSLGPGHTIVTILCDSGMRHLSKFHNAQYLADHGLTPSATGLEFLDRP; this is encoded by the exons ATGGGAGCAATGGCGGCGGCGAATCCAGCCGGAGTTGTCTTAGCCGccgccgcggccgccgccgctACCGTGGCTTCCTCCGCCGCTCTCCTCTCGTACGTCCTCCTCTCCAACCATCGCTCGAAGTTCCCATGGAAGAGATCTCGCACAAACCCTCGAAGAAATAGGAGGAGGAGCGGCCTCGCCGCCGCCGTCGGCTATACCCCCCTTATCAGAATCAACAGCCTCTCCGACGCGACGGGATGCGAG aTTCTGGGGAAAGCCGAGTTCTTGAACCCTGGGGGGAGCGTCAAAGACCGTGTGGCCGTTAAAATCATTGAAGAG GCTCTGGATTCTGGAGAGCTTGTCCATGGTGGTGTAGTGACTGAGGGAAGCGCTGGAAGCACAGCTATAAGCCTTGCTACAGTTGCTCCAGCATATGGATGTAAATGTCATGTCGTGATTCCAGATGATGTTGCCATCGAGAAG TCCCAAATACTTGAGGCCCTTGGAGCTACTGTAGAGAGAGTGAGACCAGTTTCGATTACACACAGAGACCACTATGTGAATGTTGCAAGGAGGAGGGCCTTGGAGGCTACTAAGTCCGCAGCAATGCAAAGAGAAGCTTGTAAAATGGAAGGCAACAGCTTAATTCACATAAATGGTCATACACCACAGCAAGAAAAATGTCAGCCCATCTCCTCTACTGATTGTAAAGGAGGTTTCTTTGCTGATCAGTTTGAAAACTTGGCAAACTTTCAGGCCCATTATGAGTGGACTGGTCCTGAAATATGGGAACAAACTCGAGGGAGACTGCATGCCTTTGTTGCTGCTGCAGGTACAGGTGGAACTGTTGCTGGAATATCACGGTTTCTCAAG GAAAAGAATCCAAATATTAAATGCTTCCTTATTGATCCACCTGGATCTGGTCTGTTCAACAAGGTCACAAGAGGAGTAATGTACTCAAAGGAGGAGGCAGAGGGCCGAAGACTGAAGAACCCTTTTGATACCATCACAGAAGGAATTGGAATCAACAGACTGACCAAGAATTTTCTGATGGCAGAGTTAGATGGAGCTTACCGTGGCACAGATAAGGAGGCCGTTGAAATGTCCAG GTTTCTTCTGAAGAATGATGGTCTTTTCATCGGGAGTTCTTCAGCCATGAACTGTGTTGGAGCTGTACGATTGGCACAATCTTTAGGTCCAGGTCACACAATTGTAACGATTCTGTGTGACAGTGGGATGAGGCATCTCAGTAAGTTCCACAACGCTCAGTATCTGGCTGATCATGGACTGACCCCCTCTGCGACTGGTCTGGAGTTCCTCGATCGTCCTTGA